In Massilia antarctica, the following are encoded in one genomic region:
- a CDS encoding M16 family metallopeptidase, translating to MNQIRWICAAAYLVTGAALALPLPKGVVQGPSVEGITEYRLPNGLKVLLFPDSSKPTVTVNVTYLVGSRHENYGETGMAHLLEHLMFKGAPNNRNIAQQFSQRGMQFNGTTALDRTNYYEVFQAGDDNLQWALQMEADRMVHSYIAKKDLDSEMTVVRNEYESGENSPGEVLMKRMQSLGYDWHSYGRSTIGNRSDIENVKIENLQAFYRTWYQPDNAVLLVAGKFDPARTLGWIAQRFGAIPKPKRALPQFWTVEPTQDGERSFTVRRQGDVQLIAVGYKVPAALHDDSDALSFASEVLGAATTGRLHKLLVESGKASDVFAYAETGYAPGMLYFGATVKKGDPIEPVRDALTAAVEDFAKTPPTEAEIERVRRNYMNSIEKSLNDPQQVGVALSEVIALGDWRLFFVGRERIATLSAAEVAQAAGRYLRRDNRVTGHFLPDDAPRRAEIPPAPTLASVMKDFKPKAASQKSEDFEPSQANIMKRSTLASAGGIKLALLPKKNRGEAVFVDLNLHWGDEKSLFGKGMLPAMTGAMLTRGTTKYTREQLSDAFDQLKISGGLMEFETTRSNLAEALRLMAHVLKEPTFPEAEFEQLRQQMLVSLESGRSEPQSVAGRVLSEHFDHYPKGDIRASRTLDEQIADVKAVRLDDVKAYYRDFYGASHGELAIVGDFDAAPVAPLIDELFGKWQSRASYAPVLRTHAAIAPMNKTVNLADKENGVVMARMNLDLQVDDADYPALMLANYIFGEGGLESRLMNRIRQKDGLSYGGGSQLGAGDLDRAGSLTMSAIAAPQNLARLDAAMREELTRAVIKGFTPGELAAAKSGLLQQRAQNRAEDNILASGWTSLLYLGKTFEWSERFEQKLAAVSLEQLNAAFRRAIDPAKLSVVIAGDQEKAKLKR from the coding sequence ATGAATCAAATTCGCTGGATCTGCGCCGCCGCTTACCTTGTCACGGGCGCCGCGCTCGCCCTGCCGCTGCCCAAAGGCGTCGTGCAGGGACCTTCCGTCGAAGGCATTACCGAATACCGTTTGCCCAACGGCCTGAAGGTGCTGCTGTTTCCCGACTCGTCCAAGCCCACCGTCACCGTCAACGTCACCTACCTGGTCGGCTCGCGCCACGAGAACTATGGCGAGACCGGCATGGCCCACCTGCTCGAACACCTGATGTTCAAGGGTGCGCCCAACAACCGCAACATCGCGCAGCAATTCTCGCAGCGCGGCATGCAGTTCAACGGCACCACGGCGCTCGACCGCACCAACTACTACGAAGTGTTCCAGGCCGGCGACGACAACCTGCAATGGGCGCTGCAGATGGAAGCGGACCGCATGGTCCATTCCTACATCGCCAAGAAGGATCTCGACTCCGAAATGACGGTGGTGCGCAACGAGTACGAAAGCGGCGAGAATTCGCCCGGCGAAGTGCTGATGAAGCGCATGCAGAGCCTGGGCTACGACTGGCACAGCTACGGCCGTTCAACCATCGGCAACCGCAGCGATATCGAGAACGTCAAAATCGAGAACCTGCAAGCGTTCTACCGCACCTGGTACCAGCCCGATAACGCGGTGCTGCTGGTGGCCGGCAAATTCGACCCGGCCCGCACCCTTGGCTGGATCGCGCAGCGTTTCGGCGCCATCCCCAAGCCGAAGCGCGCCTTGCCGCAGTTCTGGACGGTGGAGCCGACCCAGGACGGCGAGCGCAGCTTCACCGTGCGCCGCCAGGGTGACGTGCAGCTCATCGCGGTCGGCTACAAGGTGCCGGCCGCCCTGCACGACGACAGCGATGCCCTCAGCTTCGCCTCCGAAGTGCTGGGCGCGGCCACCACCGGGCGCCTGCACAAGCTGCTGGTCGAAAGCGGCAAGGCCAGCGACGTCTTCGCCTACGCCGAAACCGGCTACGCGCCCGGCATGCTGTATTTCGGCGCCACGGTGAAAAAGGGCGATCCGATCGAACCGGTGCGCGACGCACTCACCGCCGCCGTCGAGGACTTCGCAAAAACGCCGCCGACCGAGGCCGAGATCGAGAGGGTGCGCCGCAACTACATGAACAGCATCGAGAAAAGCCTGAACGATCCGCAGCAGGTCGGCGTAGCCCTGTCCGAAGTGATCGCGCTCGGCGACTGGCGCCTGTTCTTTGTCGGGCGCGAACGCATCGCCACCCTCAGCGCGGCCGAAGTGGCGCAAGCGGCGGGGCGCTACCTGCGCCGCGACAACCGCGTGACCGGCCACTTCCTGCCGGACGACGCCCCGCGCCGCGCCGAGATCCCGCCGGCGCCGACCCTGGCCTCCGTGATGAAGGACTTCAAGCCCAAGGCCGCCAGCCAGAAGTCGGAAGACTTCGAGCCGAGCCAGGCCAACATCATGAAACGCAGCACCCTGGCCAGCGCGGGCGGCATCAAGCTTGCGCTGCTGCCCAAGAAGAACCGCGGCGAAGCCGTGTTCGTGGACCTGAACCTGCATTGGGGCGACGAGAAAAGCCTGTTCGGCAAAGGCATGCTGCCGGCGATGACGGGCGCCATGCTCACGCGCGGCACCACCAAATATACGCGCGAGCAGCTCTCGGACGCCTTCGACCAACTCAAGATCAGCGGTGGCCTGATGGAGTTCGAAACCACCCGTTCCAACCTGGCCGAGGCGCTGCGCCTGATGGCGCACGTGCTCAAGGAGCCGACTTTTCCGGAAGCCGAATTCGAGCAGCTGCGCCAGCAAATGCTGGTCAGCCTGGAGTCGGGCCGCAGCGAGCCGCAATCGGTGGCCGGGCGCGTGCTGAGCGAGCATTTCGACCATTATCCGAAGGGCGACATCCGCGCCAGCCGCACCCTCGACGAGCAGATCGCCGACGTCAAGGCGGTGCGCCTGGACGATGTGAAGGCTTACTACCGCGACTTCTACGGCGCCTCGCACGGCGAACTGGCGATTGTCGGCGACTTCGACGCCGCGCCCGTGGCCCCGCTCATCGACGAGTTGTTCGGCAAGTGGCAGAGCCGCGCCAGTTATGCGCCGGTGCTGCGCACGCATGCGGCGATCGCGCCGATGAACAAGACCGTCAACCTGGCCGACAAGGAAAACGGCGTCGTCATGGCGCGCATGAACCTCGACCTGCAAGTCGACGATGCGGATTATCCGGCGCTGATGCTGGCCAATTATATTTTCGGCGAGGGCGGCCTGGAATCGCGCCTGATGAACCGCATCCGCCAGAAGGATGGCCTGTCCTACGGCGGCGGCTCGCAACTGGGGGCAGGGGACCTTGACCGCGCCGGCAGCCTGACCATGAGCGCCATCGCCGCCCCGCAGAACCTGGCCCGGCTCGATGCCGCCATGCGCGAGGAACTCACGCGCGCCGTCATCAAGGGTTTTACCCCGGGTGAGCTGGCGGCGGCCAAATCGGGCCTGTTGCAGCAGCGCGCGCAAAACCGCGCGGAAGACAACATCCTGGCCAGCGGCTGGACCTCGCTGCTGTACCTGGGCAAGACCTTCGAATGGAGCGAGCGCTTCGAGCAAAAACTGGCCGCTGTGTCGTTGGAGCAACTAAATGCCGCCTTCCGCAGGGCGATCGATCCGGCCAAGCTCAGCGTCGTCATAGCGGGAGATCAAGAGAAAGCCAAGCTCAAGCGGTAA
- a CDS encoding SDR family oxidoreductase: MAREKQKESSFEGKVVLVTGAAGGIGRAAAVAFGRAGACVVVADTSVDGGHATAAMIVENGGKALFVQCNVTRATEVEALIDKTVAYYGRLDCAFNNAGIEEEHLPLADAEEALFDRIMNVNVKGTWLCMKYEIRQMLKQGGGTIVNTASVAGLVGAPTQPIYAASKHAVVGMTKTAAAEYAREGIRINSVCPGVVNTPMMGRALEREPLREKKLRNVHPMGRFAEPAEIAQAAMWLCSEHSSFVTGHQLAVDGGLTAI; encoded by the coding sequence ATGGCCAGGGAGAAGCAGAAGGAGTCGTCGTTCGAGGGCAAGGTTGTTCTCGTGACGGGCGCGGCGGGCGGCATCGGCCGCGCTGCCGCGGTGGCGTTCGGACGCGCCGGTGCGTGCGTGGTGGTGGCCGATACCTCGGTCGATGGCGGCCATGCGACGGCGGCGATGATCGTCGAAAACGGCGGCAAGGCGCTGTTCGTGCAGTGTAATGTCACGCGCGCGACGGAAGTCGAAGCGCTGATCGACAAGACGGTGGCGTATTACGGGCGGCTCGATTGCGCGTTCAACAATGCCGGCATCGAGGAAGAGCACCTGCCGCTGGCGGACGCCGAGGAAGCGCTGTTCGACCGCATCATGAACGTCAACGTCAAGGGTACCTGGCTGTGCATGAAGTACGAGATCCGCCAGATGCTCAAGCAGGGCGGCGGCACGATCGTCAACACGGCATCGGTGGCCGGCTTGGTGGGCGCGCCGACGCAGCCGATTTACGCGGCCAGCAAGCACGCGGTGGTGGGCATGACCAAGACCGCGGCGGCCGAGTATGCGCGCGAAGGGATTCGTATTAATAGTGTGTGTCCGGGCGTGGTCAATACGCCGATGATGGGCCGTGCGCTGGAACGCGAACCGCTGCGCGAGAAAAAGCTGCGCAATGTGCATCCGATGGGCCGGTTCGCCGAGCCGGCGGAGATTGCCCAGGCGGCCATGTGGCTGTGTTCCGAGCACAGTTCGTTCGTGACCGGGCACCAGTTGGCGGTCGATGGCGGGTTGACCGCGATTTAA
- a CDS encoding GntR family transcriptional regulator → MTSLVDIMQALAQTSSQPLYQQLQRALREAIDQRIFGPDEALPAERQLALDLSISRITVRKAIDGLVSEGLLVKRPGSGNFINTRIEKNFAKLTSFSEDMRARGRTPRSVWLKRSEGTVTPEEALRLRLSPGAPVYRFNRIRYADELPMCLEYATIVASCLPSLDVVGVSMYEALEAAGNRPTRALQRLSALLLNAEQAKLLQSKEGDAGLCVERLAFLRDGRAVEFCRSYFRGDMYDFVAELSTA, encoded by the coding sequence ATGACTTCCCTTGTCGACATCATGCAAGCCTTGGCCCAGACCAGCTCGCAGCCGCTGTACCAGCAATTGCAGCGCGCCCTGCGCGAAGCGATCGACCAGCGCATCTTCGGCCCGGACGAGGCCCTGCCGGCGGAACGGCAACTGGCGCTGGACCTGTCGATCTCGCGCATCACGGTGCGCAAGGCCATCGACGGCCTGGTGAGCGAGGGCTTGCTGGTCAAGCGGCCGGGCTCGGGCAACTTCATCAACACGCGGATCGAGAAGAATTTCGCCAAGCTGACCTCGTTCTCGGAGGATATGCGGGCACGCGGGCGCACGCCGCGTAGCGTGTGGCTGAAACGCTCGGAAGGGACGGTGACGCCGGAAGAAGCCTTGCGCCTGCGGCTCTCGCCCGGGGCGCCGGTGTACCGCTTCAACCGGATCCGCTATGCGGACGAATTGCCGATGTGCCTGGAGTACGCGACCATCGTGGCGTCCTGCCTGCCATCGCTCGACGTGGTGGGGGTGTCGATGTACGAGGCGCTGGAAGCGGCCGGCAACCGGCCCACGCGCGCGCTGCAACGCTTATCGGCGCTGCTGCTCAATGCGGAGCAGGCCAAGCTGCTGCAATCGAAGGAAGGCGATGCGGGATTGTGCGTGGAACGGCTGGCGTTCCTGAGGGATGGACGGGCGGTGGAGTTTTGCCGGTCCTACTTCAGGGGCGATATGTACGATTTCGTGGCGGAGTTGAGTACGGCGTAG
- a CDS encoding TonB-dependent receptor, which translates to MNKNAERPVSTSLTPVASAAAILVLSIAMSAQAQAQGPAKAPSLDPDVKGEVVVVTGIRAAMQQSLNQKRNSDSLVEVITAEDVGKMPDKNVADSLQRLPGVSVAAAGGSEGSFGENDRVALRGTPFGLTLTTLNSHTVSSGDWFADNIIGGGRSVSFSLFPSELIGRVTVHKGAQANLLEGGAVGVVDIETRKPLDFKKGVSAQISLGAVNSQNSGKNDPQFNGMVNWKNEAGNLAVLVQGFHEKRTLSRVGQENGIWYDPVEAGSPVDKALPGAASAIQTDPVKGAKANYLGGTAWFEQERTRKGGLIDIQFKPISDVTLDLTAFRSHLDAPNINHNFMQSLGRFLAPNWATKDFPAGNVSGTVNNGVLTQLTGTVPANCATCSSMSSAVQEEFSRPVAESQSQFVNLDGKWRVSDKLTLSSKVGTTKGLGNTVSGALGVWMPYTGGSYTIHGVDKAVTYVTPGADKFSIGGGPDGGGNIPYTYGSHVTAIDKETYGQIDGTLKLDLASVQSIQFGVRGAEHKRDLTAIGINALPGLAVVGNLPMGGLTSFPTEFNDLDANGAGYWTFSREAVNSWLSTYAKYEGHLKQNEFKIKEPTRSAYVMANFGAEGFSGNVGVRVVHTKEEVERNEIAPSGNFEPRLYTNTYLDFLPSANFRMDLSKNLVARFSTSRTMARPELGQMAGTDLRDVQGTGSAGNPNLRPIRANNFDLGVEWYFAEKSLLAAGAFYSALDGYVTYGSGSATFYNQLQKKNTVYQIDTPLNTTAEVKGMEFSYQQALPAGFGVNANYTYTLGKETGKAPGSVCGKLTYADCTLIGTSKNAYNVGAFYEQDKLSARLTYSWRSGFLNGTSRNSASYQAAVGSLSASLAYQINENFSVTLDGKDLNNPMVRSVIHTAGAMDVPGSLYKNGRQIYLALHGKY; encoded by the coding sequence GTGAATAAGAACGCAGAGCGTCCTGTATCGACCAGCCTGACGCCGGTAGCGTCGGCCGCAGCTATTCTGGTGTTGAGCATCGCGATGTCGGCCCAGGCTCAGGCCCAGGGTCCCGCCAAGGCACCAAGCCTGGACCCGGACGTCAAGGGTGAAGTGGTGGTGGTCACTGGTATCCGTGCGGCCATGCAGCAGTCGCTGAACCAGAAACGCAATTCCGACAGCCTGGTCGAAGTCATTACTGCTGAAGACGTGGGCAAGATGCCCGACAAGAACGTCGCCGATTCCCTGCAGCGCCTGCCCGGCGTGAGCGTGGCCGCCGCCGGCGGTTCCGAAGGCAGCTTCGGCGAGAACGACCGGGTGGCCCTGCGCGGCACCCCGTTCGGCCTGACCCTGACCACCCTGAACAGCCACACCGTATCGAGCGGCGACTGGTTCGCCGACAACATCATCGGCGGCGGACGCAGCGTGAGCTTTTCCCTGTTCCCGTCCGAACTGATCGGCCGAGTGACGGTGCACAAGGGCGCGCAGGCCAACCTGCTCGAAGGCGGCGCTGTCGGTGTGGTGGACATCGAAACGCGCAAACCGCTGGACTTCAAGAAGGGCGTCAGTGCACAGATCAGCCTGGGCGCCGTGAATTCGCAAAACTCCGGCAAGAACGATCCCCAGTTTAACGGCATGGTGAACTGGAAGAACGAAGCGGGCAACTTGGCCGTGCTGGTCCAGGGTTTCCATGAAAAGCGCACCCTGAGCCGCGTTGGCCAGGAAAACGGGATCTGGTACGATCCGGTCGAAGCCGGTTCGCCTGTCGACAAGGCCCTCCCTGGCGCAGCGAGCGCCATCCAGACCGATCCGGTCAAGGGCGCCAAGGCCAACTACCTGGGCGGCACCGCCTGGTTCGAGCAGGAACGCACCCGCAAGGGCGGCCTGATCGATATCCAGTTCAAGCCGATCAGCGACGTCACGCTCGACCTGACCGCCTTCCGTTCGCATCTCGACGCACCGAACATCAACCACAACTTCATGCAATCCTTGGGCCGCTTCCTGGCGCCGAACTGGGCGACCAAGGATTTCCCGGCTGGTAACGTGAGCGGCACGGTCAACAACGGCGTGCTGACCCAGCTGACCGGCACCGTGCCGGCCAACTGCGCCACCTGTTCGAGCATGTCGAGCGCGGTGCAGGAAGAATTCAGCCGTCCCGTGGCCGAAAGCCAGTCGCAGTTCGTCAACCTGGACGGCAAATGGCGAGTCAGCGACAAGCTGACACTGTCCAGCAAGGTCGGCACCACCAAGGGTCTGGGCAATACCGTCAGCGGCGCGCTCGGCGTGTGGATGCCTTACACCGGCGGCAGCTACACCATCCATGGCGTCGACAAGGCAGTCACCTACGTGACCCCGGGCGCCGACAAGTTCTCGATCGGCGGCGGTCCTGACGGCGGCGGCAACATTCCGTACACCTACGGCTCGCACGTCACCGCGATCGACAAGGAAACCTACGGCCAGATCGACGGCACCTTGAAGCTTGATCTGGCCAGCGTGCAGTCGATCCAGTTCGGCGTGCGCGGCGCCGAGCACAAGCGCGACCTGACCGCCATCGGCATCAACGCCTTGCCTGGCTTGGCCGTGGTCGGCAACCTGCCGATGGGCGGGTTGACTTCCTTCCCGACCGAGTTCAACGACCTCGACGCCAACGGCGCCGGCTACTGGACGTTCTCGCGCGAGGCCGTCAACAGCTGGCTGAGCACCTACGCCAAGTACGAAGGCCACCTCAAGCAAAACGAATTCAAGATCAAGGAGCCGACCCGTTCGGCCTACGTGATGGCGAACTTCGGCGCCGAAGGCTTCTCGGGCAATGTCGGTGTGCGCGTGGTGCACACCAAGGAAGAAGTCGAGCGCAACGAGATCGCGCCGTCCGGCAACTTCGAGCCGCGCCTGTACACCAACACCTATCTCGACTTCCTGCCAAGCGCGAACTTCCGCATGGACCTGTCGAAGAACCTGGTGGCGCGGTTCTCGACCAGCCGCACGATGGCGCGTCCGGAGCTGGGCCAGATGGCCGGCACCGACCTGCGCGACGTGCAGGGCACCGGCAGCGCCGGCAACCCGAACCTGCGTCCGATCCGCGCGAATAACTTCGACCTGGGCGTGGAATGGTATTTCGCCGAGAAGTCGCTGCTGGCGGCGGGCGCGTTCTATTCGGCGCTGGACGGTTATGTGACCTACGGTTCCGGCAGCGCGACCTTCTACAACCAGTTGCAGAAGAAGAATACCGTGTACCAGATCGACACCCCGCTCAACACCACGGCGGAAGTGAAGGGCATGGAGTTTTCGTACCAGCAGGCGCTGCCGGCGGGTTTTGGCGTGAATGCCAATTACACCTACACCCTGGGCAAGGAAACCGGCAAGGCGCCGGGTTCGGTCTGCGGCAAGCTGACCTATGCCGACTGCACCCTGATCGGTACCTCGAAGAACGCCTACAACGTCGGCGCGTTCTATGAGCAGGACAAGTTGAGCGCGCGTCTGACCTACAGCTGGCGCTCGGGCTTCTTGAATGGCACCAGCCGCAATTCGGCCTCGTACCAGGCGGCGGTCGGTTCGCTGTCGGCATCGCTGGCGTATCAGATCAATGAGAACTTCAGCGTCACCCTGGACGGCAAGGACTTGAACAATCCGATGGTGCGTTCGGTGATCCACACCGCCGGTGCGATGGATGTGCCGGGTTCGCTGTACAAGAATGGCCGCCAGATTTATCTGGCGCTGCACGGCAAATACTGA
- a CDS encoding eCIS core domain-containing protein produces MKSLIRQTAQHGHAGNSAAALHGRGGGGSVNIVDNRAVAVAQRRLQACIADSSRMQEQHAQMARMGAPVAQRKSDGGLPAQLQSGIEHLSGQPMDDVRVHYNSNRPAQLHALAYAQGSDIHLATGQERHLPHEAWHVVQQKQGRVRPSFQLMGASVNDDLSLEREADVMGAMAASVALPTVQRQPGALVGQQVRMDGQRARLAPMRGSAPHSAPLQMITGWGVLGGLGAAAVGLGLGAGALAATALGVGAGAGMAVAAGGLGLLGAAVGGGLRRATANTASVAPQTTPGLTLAQRGELNTLRIQQNIQPLDVHWDAALTDEVAGRRREPDSYQQWQPGAPGPEGEINDAGGTPLAPGRYIYVVTVQNEFRYLPMKAMDKDHFDQYRTHSQLSGKQKVFAAGAFTVDETSHVTSVDNESGHYQPPQIGHAQYAAELLRAMGFKGDMVARAHDSSGDPKGMAYAKSQVKANLRALKTWVPGTKKAGWEFGFPDIDDPAMKAKMPF; encoded by the coding sequence ATGAAGAGCTTGATAAGGCAAACAGCGCAGCACGGCCATGCTGGCAACTCGGCCGCGGCCCTCCATGGCCGTGGAGGCGGCGGTTCGGTCAACATCGTGGACAATCGTGCCGTCGCCGTAGCGCAGCGCCGCCTTCAAGCATGCATCGCCGACAGCTCCCGTATGCAGGAACAGCATGCGCAAATGGCACGCATGGGCGCGCCAGTCGCACAGCGCAAGAGCGACGGCGGCTTGCCCGCGCAATTGCAGTCCGGAATAGAGCACCTGTCAGGCCAGCCGATGGATGATGTGCGCGTGCACTACAACTCGAATCGCCCCGCACAGTTGCATGCCCTGGCCTACGCGCAGGGCAGCGACATCCATCTCGCTACTGGCCAGGAACGGCATCTGCCGCACGAGGCCTGGCATGTGGTCCAACAAAAACAGGGGCGGGTCAGGCCCAGCTTCCAACTGATGGGAGCGTCTGTCAATGACGACCTTAGCCTGGAACGGGAAGCGGATGTCATGGGAGCCATGGCCGCCTCCGTTGCGCTGCCGACTGTGCAGCGCCAACCGGGCGCTCTGGTGGGGCAGCAGGTCCGCATGGACGGCCAGCGCGCGCGGCTTGCGCCGATGCGCGGTAGCGCCCCGCACTCGGCGCCGCTGCAAATGATTACCGGGTGGGGCGTGCTTGGCGGCCTGGGAGCAGCGGCGGTCGGCTTGGGCCTCGGCGCCGGCGCGCTTGCCGCCACGGCCCTGGGCGTGGGCGCGGGTGCAGGCATGGCGGTGGCGGCAGGTGGCTTGGGACTGCTCGGCGCGGCCGTGGGCGGTGGTTTGCGCCGCGCGACTGCGAATACCGCGAGCGTGGCCCCGCAAACGACACCTGGACTGACGTTAGCTCAGCGCGGGGAACTGAACACACTACGCATACAACAAAACATTCAGCCGCTTGACGTGCACTGGGATGCCGCCCTCACGGACGAGGTTGCGGGACGCCGGCGCGAGCCCGACAGCTATCAGCAATGGCAGCCCGGCGCACCTGGTCCCGAGGGAGAGATCAACGATGCCGGGGGCACACCGCTGGCGCCGGGGCGCTATATTTATGTCGTTACCGTGCAAAATGAATTCCGCTATTTGCCCATGAAGGCGATGGACAAGGATCACTTCGACCAATACCGTACTCATTCTCAATTGTCAGGCAAGCAAAAGGTTTTTGCCGCGGGCGCTTTCACTGTCGATGAAACCAGCCATGTCACCTCGGTCGATAATGAATCCGGCCACTACCAACCACCTCAAATTGGTCATGCTCAATATGCGGCCGAGCTGCTCAGGGCCATGGGTTTTAAGGGCGACATGGTTGCGCGTGCTCATGACAGCAGCGGCGACCCGAAAGGGATGGCCTATGCCAAGAGCCAGGTCAAAGCCAATTTGCGCGCGTTGAAAACCTGGGTGCCCGGCACCAAGAAAGCCGGTTGGGAATTCGGTTTCCCTGATATCGATGATCCAGCCATGAAGGCCAAAATGCCATTTTAA
- a CDS encoding type II toxin-antitoxin system RelE/ParE family toxin: MAKISYSNRAIADLEHISNFLVTSKLNVSETLNLIDEAINILARHPLVGRPAETGLHELVISKGKSGYIALYNYDVKGDVVLVLSIRHQREAGFRL; encoded by the coding sequence GTGGCGAAAATAAGTTACTCGAACCGGGCGATTGCTGACCTGGAACACATCAGTAACTTCCTTGTCACGAGCAAGCTGAACGTGTCCGAGACACTTAACTTGATCGATGAAGCCATCAACATCCTTGCTCGTCATCCGCTCGTTGGGAGGCCGGCCGAAACGGGGTTGCATGAGCTGGTAATTTCGAAAGGGAAAAGTGGCTACATCGCGTTATACAACTACGATGTCAAGGGGGACGTCGTTTTAGTACTGTCCATCAGGCACCAACGGGAAGCCGGCTTCCGGCTATAG
- a CDS encoding tetratricopeptide repeat protein: MSQFRLARISLILAAIGLNAAPALMTSASAQSAPATPATSAAPTKPETVRPELYKLLDPAAVKVLIDGKKFAEVQERLTAAEAYANRTPYENYVIERMKFSLGSASGNEAMTASSLEAIINSPSTPALDKPEFILAMGNLQINAKNYPKAIEWMKRYIAEGGAPARVRPSMARAYYLNNDLATAKTEALAVLAENEKTGTASTEGDLRLVVAITGKQKDWPAYTAALEKLVAAYPSDDLWADLLHRMYGKTSFNSRLLLDAYRLESTVLKQLEAETYVNMAEEAVRSGFPVEAKKAVDAGFAANVLGSGADAAKHKSLRDRVSKGAADDAKNIASGEASAAKMKDGTGLVNLGYAYVTMDEFDKGIERIEQGIAKGGLKRPEEAKLKLGMAYAKAGRKDDAIKTFDTIKGHDGIGDLARYWVMWLKRPATAAAPAAK; the protein is encoded by the coding sequence ATGTCCCAGTTTCGTCTCGCTCGTATCAGCCTGATCTTGGCCGCCATCGGCCTGAACGCCGCACCCGCCCTGATGACCAGCGCCAGCGCGCAATCCGCCCCTGCCACGCCTGCGACCAGCGCCGCTCCGACCAAACCTGAAACCGTTCGTCCGGAGCTGTACAAGCTGCTCGACCCGGCCGCCGTCAAGGTCTTGATCGACGGCAAGAAATTCGCTGAAGTCCAGGAGCGACTGACTGCCGCCGAAGCCTACGCCAACCGCACCCCGTACGAAAACTACGTCATCGAGCGCATGAAATTCTCGCTCGGTTCGGCCAGCGGCAACGAAGCGATGACAGCGAGCTCGCTCGAAGCGATCATCAATTCGCCAAGCACCCCGGCGCTCGACAAGCCGGAATTCATCCTGGCGATGGGCAATCTGCAAATCAACGCCAAGAACTATCCGAAGGCGATCGAATGGATGAAGCGCTACATCGCCGAGGGTGGCGCGCCGGCGCGCGTGCGCCCTTCGATGGCCCGTGCCTACTACCTGAATAACGACCTGGCCACGGCCAAGACCGAAGCGCTGGCCGTGCTGGCCGAAAACGAGAAGACCGGCACCGCCTCGACCGAGGGCGACCTGCGCCTGGTGGTCGCCATCACCGGCAAGCAAAAAGACTGGCCGGCTTACACGGCCGCGCTGGAGAAGCTCGTTGCCGCCTACCCGAGCGACGATCTGTGGGCCGACCTGCTGCACCGCATGTATGGCAAGACCAGCTTCAATTCGCGCCTGCTGCTGGACGCCTACCGCTTGGAATCGACCGTGCTGAAACAGCTGGAAGCCGAAACCTACGTCAACATGGCCGAAGAAGCGGTACGCTCCGGCTTCCCGGTCGAAGCGAAGAAGGCGGTTGACGCCGGTTTCGCCGCCAACGTGCTGGGTAGCGGCGCGGACGCCGCCAAGCACAAGTCGCTGCGCGACCGGGTCAGCAAGGGTGCGGCCGACGACGCCAAGAACATCGCCAGCGGCGAAGCCAGCGCTGCCAAGATGAAAGACGGCACCGGGCTGGTGAACCTGGGTTATGCCTATGTGACCATGGACGAGTTCGACAAGGGTATCGAGCGCATCGAACAAGGCATCGCCAAGGGCGGCCTGAAGCGTCCGGAAGAAGCCAAGCTCAAGCTGGGCATGGCGTACGCCAAGGCTGGCCGCAAGGATGATGCGATCAAGACCTTCGACACCATCAAGGGTCACGACGGCATCGGCGACCTGGCGCGTTACTGGGTGATGTGGCTCAAGCGTCCGGCAACGGCCGCGGCGCCAGCAGCCAAGTAA